One segment of Panicum virgatum strain AP13 chromosome 3K, P.virgatum_v5, whole genome shotgun sequence DNA contains the following:
- the LOC120700746 gene encoding glutathione S-transferase T3-like, giving the protein MRQQQQGGGEATPVGSTTFFQGSDSRADESSPVGSASPVSQEQLRQEDPVDTAEWSERRVDRRGDRYWKDEYNLHAPKEQRRTAAKLKNHWNKTIPLITKFNGCYDKARRDHASGESDDQVMNRAREEYKRVVNKKRPFALEYWWRAVKDQPKWSKAYPDEEMMNKRSRLNASGAYSSSNQDSEDADPAARC; this is encoded by the exons ATGAGGCAACAACAACAGGGAGGCGGAGAAGCAACACCAGTTGGATCCACCACCTTCTTCCAAGGTAGTGATTCACGAGCTGACGAGAGCAGCCCTGTTGGTTCAGCTTCTCCGGTGTCCCAAGAGCAGCTTCGCCAGGAAGATCCTGTTGACACAGCAGAGTGGAGTGAGAGGA GAGTTGATAGAAGGGGAGATAGGTACTGGAAAGATGAGTACAATTTGCATGCACCCAAGGAGCAAAGAAGAACAGCTGCTAAGTTGAAAAACCATTGGAACAAGACTATACCTCTTATTACCAAGTTCAATGGATGTTACGACAAGGCAAGGAGAGATCATGCTAGTGGTGAATCTGATGACCAAGTCATGAACAGAGCTCGTGAAGAGTACAAAAGGGTTGTTAacaaaaagagaccttttgcaTTAGAGTATTGGTGGAGAGCAGTGAAGGATCAACCCAAGTGGAGTAAAGCTTACCCAGATGAAGAAATGATGAACAAGAGAAGTAGGCTGAATGCATCAGGAGCTTATTCTTCTTCTAATCAAGACAGCGAAGATGCAGATCCTGCAGCCAGGTGTTGA